In Musa acuminata AAA Group cultivar baxijiao chromosome BXJ3-11, Cavendish_Baxijiao_AAA, whole genome shotgun sequence, one DNA window encodes the following:
- the LOC135583103 gene encoding digalactosyldiacylglycerol synthase 1, chloroplastic-like isoform X1 → MLNLGAERPPPQLATGTAEKALSFLSKGWREVRDSADADLQLMRKRANSFKNLADRELEHFLNSAAIPPSGAALPSPSIAEFELVKRIQPKLSAIRRAYSSPEFGRRVLEKWSPKATIRLDLSAIKNAIVSEVDEVGAALDLSWDEDQSKEKIMWEEGRAEIVEEGKGWEPIRILKTRLKEFERKSQSTEIFGTFKSSEFIEKVKLSLQSICKETEESTDVPPLDIPELLAHIVKQSWPLFDHLGIRRDIYVKMVETLCSRHRDQVMYHHSLYAKEESLYENEKISDELDLRIASVLHNTGHHYEGGFWTSFIKNESADRKHHVAIVTTASLPWMTGTAVNPLFRAAYLAKSAKQAVTLVVPWLCKSDQELVYPNNLSFSSPEAQEAYIRNWLEERVGFKADFKISFYPGKFSKERRSIIPAGDTSQFIPSKEADIAILEEPEHLNWYHHGKRWTDKFNHVVGIVHTNYLEYIKREKNGAIQAFLVKHINNMVTRAYCHKVLRLSAATQDLPKSVICNVHGVNPKFLMIGEKVAAERVHGQQAFSKGAYFLGKMVWAKGYRELIDLLAKHKSDLEGFKLDVYGNGEDSQEVQSVAKKLDLNLNFLRGRDHADDSLHEYKVFVNPSVSDVLCTATAEALAMGKFVICADHPSNEFFRAFPNCLTYKTSEDFVSRVKEAMASDPQPLTPEQRHNLSWEAATQRFMEYSELDKILNNEEPMNGDKAIYGRKIKKSISMPSLSDVVDGGLAFAHYCFTGNEILRLTTGAIPGSRDYSKQHSVDLRLLPPQVQNPVYGW, encoded by the exons ATGCTCAACCTGGGCGCCGAGAGGCCGCCGCCGCAGCTGGCGACTGGCACCGCCGAGAAAGCCCTCTCCTTCCTCTCCAAGGGGTGGCGCGAGGTCCGCGACTCCGCCGATGCGGACCTTCAGCTCATGCGCAAGAGGGCCAACTCCTTCAAGAACCTCGCCGACCGCGAGCTGGAGCACTTCCTCAACTCGGCCGCGATTCCCCCCTCCGGCGCGGCGTTGCCGTCGCCCTCCATCGCTGAATTCGAGCTCGTGAAGCGGATCCAGCCGAAGCTGTCGGCGATTCGGCGGGCTTACTCGTCGCCGGAGTTTGGCCGGAGGGTGCTGGAGAAGTGGAGCCCTAAGGCGACCATCCGGCTCGATCTGTCAGCCATTAAGAACGCGATCGTCTCGGAGGTCGATGAGGTTGGAGCGGCTCTGGATCTCAGTTGGGATGAGGACCAGAGTAAGGAAAAGATCATGTGGGAGGAGGGGAGGGCGGAGATTGTTGAGGAGGGCAAGGGATGGGAGCCAATTCGGATTCTGAAGACAAGGTTGAAGGAGTTTGAGCGGAAGAGCCAATCAACTGAGATATTTGGGACCTTCAAGAGCAGCGAGTTTATCGAGAAAGTAAAATTGAGCCTG CAATCGATTTGCAAGGAAACTGAAGAATCAACG GATGTTCCACCACTGGATATTCCAGAACTTCTGGCACATATTGTCAAGCAATCTTGGCCATTATTTGATCATCTTGGTATTCGACGTG ACATATATGTAAAAATGGTCGAAACTTTGTGCAGCAGGCACAGAGATCAGGTCATGTACCATCATTCTCTCTATGCCAAGGAAGAGTCCTTATATGAAAACGAGAAAATCAGTGATGAACTTGATTTAAGGATAGCCAGTGTGCTTCATAATACAGGGCATCATTATGAAGGGGGATTTTGGACTAGTTTCATAAAGAATGAGTCAGCAGACAGAAAGCACCATGTTGCAATAGTAACAACTGCCAGTCTACCATGGATGACAGGAACTGCTGTAAACCCATTATTTCGAGCTGCTTATTTGGCAAAGTCTGCAAAGCAAGCTGTCACACTGGTTGTTCCTTGGCTTTGCAAATCAGATCAGGAGCTAGTTTATCCTAACAACTTGAGCTTTAGTTCTCCTGAAGCACAAGAAGCTTATATACGAAATTGGCTGGAGGAGAGGGTTGGCTTTAAGGCAGATTTCAAAATATCTTTTTATCCAGGAAAG TTCTCAAAAGAAAGGCGAAGCATAATACCTGCTGGAGACACTTCACAATTTATTCCCTCAAAAGAAGCTGACATTGCCATATTGGAAGAGCCAGAGCACCTGAACTGGTACCACCATGGAAAGCGCTGGACGGATAAGTTTAATCATGTTGTTGGCATTGTGCACACAAATTACTTAGAGTAcatcaaaagagagaaaaatGGAGCTATCCAAGCATTTCTTGTGAAACATATAAACAATATGGTCACTAGAGCATACTGTCATAAG GTTTTGCGTCTTTCTGCAGCAACACAGGACTTACCCAAGTCTGTTATTTGCAATGTTCATGGTGTAAATCCTAAGTTTCTTATGATCGGAGAAAAAGTAGCAGCTGAGAGGGTGCATGGGCAGCAGGCATTCTCCAAAGGAGCATATTTTCTAGGAAAGATGGTTTGGGCAAAAGGTTATCGGGAACTGATAGATCTGTTAGCGAAGCACAAAAGTGACTTGGAAGGTTTTAAGTTAGATGTATATGGAAATGGCGAGGATTCTCAGGAAGTTCAATCTGTTGCCAAGAAGTTGGACCTGAATCTTAACTTCCTTAGAGGAAGGGATCATGCAGACGATTCACTTCATGA GTACAAAGTTTTTGTAAACCCTAGCGTCAGTGATGTCCTGTGCACAGCAACCGCAGAGGCTCTTGCCATGGGGAAGTTTGTTATTTGTGCCGATCACCCATCAAATGAATTTTTCAGGGCATTTCCTAACTGTTTAACTTACAAGACCTCAGAGGATTTCGTTTCTAGAGTGAAAGAAGCAATGGCCAGTGACCCTCAACCACTTACCCCTGAGCAGAGACATAACTTGTCATGGGAGGCTGCAACCCAGAGGTTTATGGAGTACTCTGAGCTTGACAAAATCTTAAACAATGAAGAACCCATGAATGGTGACAAAGCAATTTACGGCCGGAAGATCAAGAAATCAATTTCCATGCCA
- the LOC135583103 gene encoding digalactosyldiacylglycerol synthase 1, chloroplastic-like isoform X2 has translation MLNLGAERPPPQLATGTAEKALSFLSKGWREVRDSADADLQLMRKRANSFKNLADRELEHFLNSAAIPPSGAALPSPSIAEFELVKRIQPKLSAIRRAYSSPEFGRRVLEKWSPKATIRLDLSAIKNAIVSEVDEVGAALDLSWDEDQSKEKIMWEEGRAEIVEEGKGWEPIRILKTRLKEFERKSQSTEIFGTFKSSEFIEKVKLSLQSICKETEESTDVPPLDIPELLAHIVKQSWPLFDHLGIRRDIYVKMVETLCSRHRDQVMYHHSLYAKEESLYENEKISDELDLRIASVLHNTGHHYEGGFWTSFIKNESADRKHHVAIVTTASLPWMTGTAVNPLFRAAYLAKSAKQAVTLVVPWLCKSDQELVYPNNLSFSSPEAQEAYIRNWLEERVGFKADFKISFYPGKFSKERRSIIPAGDTSQFIPSKEADIAILEEPEHLNWYHHGKRWTDKFNHVVGIVHTNYLEYIKREKNGAIQAFLVKHINNMVTRAYCHKVLRLSAATQDLPKSVICNVHGVNPKFLMIGEKVAAERVHGQQAFSKGAYFLGKMVWAKGYRELIDLLAKHKSDLEGFKLDVYGNGEDSQEVQSVAKKLDLNLNFLRGRDHADDSLHEYKVFVNPSVSDVLCTATAEALAMGKFVICADHPSNEFFRAFPNCLTYKTSEDFVSRVKEAMASDPQPLTPEQRHNLSWEAATQRFMEYSELDKILNNEEPMNGDKAIYGRKIKKSISMPSLSDVVDGGLAFAHYCFTGNEILRLTTGAIPGSRDYSKQHSVDLRLLPPQVR, from the exons ATGCTCAACCTGGGCGCCGAGAGGCCGCCGCCGCAGCTGGCGACTGGCACCGCCGAGAAAGCCCTCTCCTTCCTCTCCAAGGGGTGGCGCGAGGTCCGCGACTCCGCCGATGCGGACCTTCAGCTCATGCGCAAGAGGGCCAACTCCTTCAAGAACCTCGCCGACCGCGAGCTGGAGCACTTCCTCAACTCGGCCGCGATTCCCCCCTCCGGCGCGGCGTTGCCGTCGCCCTCCATCGCTGAATTCGAGCTCGTGAAGCGGATCCAGCCGAAGCTGTCGGCGATTCGGCGGGCTTACTCGTCGCCGGAGTTTGGCCGGAGGGTGCTGGAGAAGTGGAGCCCTAAGGCGACCATCCGGCTCGATCTGTCAGCCATTAAGAACGCGATCGTCTCGGAGGTCGATGAGGTTGGAGCGGCTCTGGATCTCAGTTGGGATGAGGACCAGAGTAAGGAAAAGATCATGTGGGAGGAGGGGAGGGCGGAGATTGTTGAGGAGGGCAAGGGATGGGAGCCAATTCGGATTCTGAAGACAAGGTTGAAGGAGTTTGAGCGGAAGAGCCAATCAACTGAGATATTTGGGACCTTCAAGAGCAGCGAGTTTATCGAGAAAGTAAAATTGAGCCTG CAATCGATTTGCAAGGAAACTGAAGAATCAACG GATGTTCCACCACTGGATATTCCAGAACTTCTGGCACATATTGTCAAGCAATCTTGGCCATTATTTGATCATCTTGGTATTCGACGTG ACATATATGTAAAAATGGTCGAAACTTTGTGCAGCAGGCACAGAGATCAGGTCATGTACCATCATTCTCTCTATGCCAAGGAAGAGTCCTTATATGAAAACGAGAAAATCAGTGATGAACTTGATTTAAGGATAGCCAGTGTGCTTCATAATACAGGGCATCATTATGAAGGGGGATTTTGGACTAGTTTCATAAAGAATGAGTCAGCAGACAGAAAGCACCATGTTGCAATAGTAACAACTGCCAGTCTACCATGGATGACAGGAACTGCTGTAAACCCATTATTTCGAGCTGCTTATTTGGCAAAGTCTGCAAAGCAAGCTGTCACACTGGTTGTTCCTTGGCTTTGCAAATCAGATCAGGAGCTAGTTTATCCTAACAACTTGAGCTTTAGTTCTCCTGAAGCACAAGAAGCTTATATACGAAATTGGCTGGAGGAGAGGGTTGGCTTTAAGGCAGATTTCAAAATATCTTTTTATCCAGGAAAG TTCTCAAAAGAAAGGCGAAGCATAATACCTGCTGGAGACACTTCACAATTTATTCCCTCAAAAGAAGCTGACATTGCCATATTGGAAGAGCCAGAGCACCTGAACTGGTACCACCATGGAAAGCGCTGGACGGATAAGTTTAATCATGTTGTTGGCATTGTGCACACAAATTACTTAGAGTAcatcaaaagagagaaaaatGGAGCTATCCAAGCATTTCTTGTGAAACATATAAACAATATGGTCACTAGAGCATACTGTCATAAG GTTTTGCGTCTTTCTGCAGCAACACAGGACTTACCCAAGTCTGTTATTTGCAATGTTCATGGTGTAAATCCTAAGTTTCTTATGATCGGAGAAAAAGTAGCAGCTGAGAGGGTGCATGGGCAGCAGGCATTCTCCAAAGGAGCATATTTTCTAGGAAAGATGGTTTGGGCAAAAGGTTATCGGGAACTGATAGATCTGTTAGCGAAGCACAAAAGTGACTTGGAAGGTTTTAAGTTAGATGTATATGGAAATGGCGAGGATTCTCAGGAAGTTCAATCTGTTGCCAAGAAGTTGGACCTGAATCTTAACTTCCTTAGAGGAAGGGATCATGCAGACGATTCACTTCATGA GTACAAAGTTTTTGTAAACCCTAGCGTCAGTGATGTCCTGTGCACAGCAACCGCAGAGGCTCTTGCCATGGGGAAGTTTGTTATTTGTGCCGATCACCCATCAAATGAATTTTTCAGGGCATTTCCTAACTGTTTAACTTACAAGACCTCAGAGGATTTCGTTTCTAGAGTGAAAGAAGCAATGGCCAGTGACCCTCAACCACTTACCCCTGAGCAGAGACATAACTTGTCATGGGAGGCTGCAACCCAGAGGTTTATGGAGTACTCTGAGCTTGACAAAATCTTAAACAATGAAGAACCCATGAATGGTGACAAAGCAATTTACGGCCGGAAGATCAAGAAATCAATTTCCATGCCA